gtcttcattttgtATTGTCCTGCTTGTGTCCCTCCTTCATATCCACCTTCTTACCTGCCTccatttttcttcctttctccaTCCCTTCATACCTATATTAttaccttccttccttccctacATACCATTCCTCGTTTCATCTTTCCTCCCTCGCTCTCAACCTATACGTACCTACACAcctaccttccttccttcctcgaTACCTGCCTTcttgctccctccctccctgccttcCTTCTTCCCTTGCTCgctacctacctacctgtctACCTAGCCTTCCTTCCCTACATCCCATTGTTCTTTTCATCCTTCctcccttgctctctctctacctatctacctacctacacACCTACATTCCTTCCTACCTCCTTACCTGCCTTCCTTCTTCCCTTGCTCGCTCCCTCCAATCCTTGATTCCTTCGTTCCTTACTCCTTTCCTACTTACCTTTGTTACTTCCTTATTTCCTTGCTCTttccctacctacctacctacctacctaccttccttccttcttttctcgctcccttcctttcttttctcgctcccttcctttctttcctgtacctactttccttctttctctgtCCCTCCCTAACTAGCAACCTACCTTCCACCCTTCCTTCCTAACCCTATCatcaggtcttaaccctgaaaaagccctctAAAGTTGTGACGACCAGATAACATTAGTCTTGTCATTTTTTAGgtattttaatgcaaaaaaaaaaggttacatattatatctttaaggCAAGTTGTAGCTGACAGAAGATCCACATTTATGCTGACGATGccgtgatctacagttcagtgtTGTGACAGTGTGTTATGACGGTAAGTTTGTTCCAATTAAAGTTTGTTCAAGAAATTCTTCTCGTTCTCTTATAATGGGCAAAAATACATATCTAGGTCAAAACTCCACCAGACGAAGTTTCATCTGgatctctctttcgctctcacTGATGATGGACGTTTTCCACCAAGACCTGCGAATGGAGGGATGAACTTTTGTTCATCCGACTGAGGACTTCACAGTTCACACGATCATAACCTGAGCCTCCGGCTCGACGGCGCCGGTGCCTGTGATGGGCTGACAGCAGCCCTCGCAGATGTGTCTGAGGACCCAGGCGTAGACGGCGGTGGACAGGACGACGGCGAAGGCGAGCAGCAGGAGGCTGACGACGCACTGAGGATTCACGCTGAGCAATGTGGAGAGGGACGAGGACGCCGAGACGTCGCCGAGTCTGTGGCctggaaacagaagaagaggatTCATGACCTCACACGTGAAGTTTCTTCTGGTCCTCTCATCCAAGACGAGGAGAAGCTTCATCAGGTGATCATGAAACATGTTTATTTGGCTTGTTTAAGTCAGTAAGTGTGCCCtaccctacctacctacctatctacctacctacctacctaccttatttccttctgtcctcccttcttccttttctgtatctactttccttccttcctctgtcCCTCCCCAAATACCCACATAGCAACCTACttaccttccttccttcattcacctacctacctacctcccTTTAGTCACTTCCTTAAAATCAAAATGTCCTTTTATTGTcgtactttttttgtttttaccaaaCTCTGCGTCTTCCTTCATCATAACTATGTGTCACTTTATTGgcgtttttattcatttatttatttgatgacTTTCCACTTGTTTTGTAGCGCTGTGTTTTGAAAACATGCCATGtgaataaatgtgatgataATAATTCATGGTATAGTTTGTTTTCTATACGCCAAAGAAACGAGAGTTTCATTCTGTAAATGTgaagtaatgataataataatacaagatCCAGATAAAAGAAAGACTTTATAAGGTACACCTGTTTGACTGCtaataaagtgttgttttttataaatgttacatataatttatagttatttatgAAAGAAATGAATCACAACCTCAGGATTTGGGTGAAATGAGATCCGTGACACTGATTGATGTGTGTGCTCATGTCAAGGATCCACTCGCCTGAGCTCAAGTGGAGAAgagtcatcatcatcgtcatcatcatcatcatcagcagcagcagagagacgaCACTCTTCATCACAGTGACCATCTTCTCGCACACATCTCACCTCGgcttcaaaagaaaaacaaaatcacccACTCATTCATCGTCTGCGGCTCACGTGACgccaataaaacacagaaaataacaataaaatgattaaaaaaagagataaatattAACCCGACAAATGTCCGTTATTCTCATATGGACAAACATGACTTACTGTTTAATTTCCTCCAGTGCAactaagtaaaaaaatatttagaatGGAGGATTTACATAAcaaaaaatgacaagaaaaactgtctgaaaatatgaaaacaagagcTTCAACTACGAAAACTTCAATGAAATTGgaataaatataaatttaaaaaaaaaaacacaatccaaTGTATGAAAAGAGTAAATATggtaacaaaacaaacaaacatttaattaacaGATTATACACGAGCTGAACTCTGCAAAGAAGGAGAACGGACGCTTtggaaaacaagagaaaatacagaaaaaacaaatagatttgtgtctctttttgtcaacttacagaagaaaatgagacGTAGTCCGAGAGTCTAAGGTGTCGCTCCTTCACTGGCGTCCTGCAGGTGtcttcacaacaaaacacaaacaaacaaacacaaaaaaatattcctCTCCAGAGGAataaagggaaaacaaaatgacCTCAGTGAAGACGTTTCTCAGCAGGAGGAGCCACAGTCTGACgacaatgatgataatgatgaagatgaagataacGATGGTATATGTGAGGATTAGCAGATACTTTGTTACAAagcaggaatctccatggaaaCCAGAGGAAGATTCAATGAGGgttaatgagagagagagagcgagcgagagagagagagagagagggagagagagaggaggaggatgaatgatactgtatatatatgtatctatatatatgtgtatatatgtatgtgtgtgtatatatatatatatacacacacatacatagagaCATACAGGATGTACATACATGGGTATacatagtataatatatatacatatatgcatgtatgtatatgtctatatatatatagacatatacatatatatgtacactgtaatattatatatagatatagatatatagatatatgtgtgtgtgtgcgtgtgtgcgggtattactaatgttgtggggacctaaaaactgtttacacagtcacagttttaaggttaggttgaggttaggttagggttagggttaggttagggttagggttagggttagaattaggccAGTAGTTATTGTgcttaaggttagagtaagtctccaggaaatgaatgtaaatcaatgcaatgtcccctcaagtcatgaatgtccaacgtgtgtgtgtgtaaaatgctgTACAATCAACATGTCATATCTGAGCTCAAACACTAGGGGGCggaagtatataaaaaaatgttccttCCATTTTTTCTTGCATCTACTGTATTTCTTGGTTGTTGTATACAGCACAAATATTCCAAATTGTCTTGTTCATTTAAGGTTTGGGTGAGAAacttatttaatttttctttcgACTCAACAGAACATGGTCGACGGCAATAACTGAGCAAAATGTGCTAACTTATAATTATttcaataaatacaattttatttaacttttttttatatttaaaaataattggtTGGAAACTCAAACTTTACTTATTATACTTTACTTATATACTATACTTATTCAaatttatacaaacacacatacaaaaaccgCCCAACATTTACATGATTTCATATAAAGCGCCAGTACATTAAGAATAAGTGAAGAGGACGCACACATATGTTCATATTCTGGTTTTAATTTAGAGGCAAAATATTagaattataatttaaaaacgCACAAAAATGTCTATAAAAACCTCTTATAAATGTTCTCGTATGAATCACAGGACGTATGTTACAGATTTAAAGCGCACATTTATGAATATACAACCACTTTTACAACAGTTTTTTGTGAAGGTTGACTTCCTCGTATTTGAATTACCCAATAATGTGTGCAACGGACAAGATTAGCATGCTAGTAAGCAAACCAAGCTATACTGCTAACATTAGCGACATGTTCACTTCTGTGGACAACACATTAAAAGGTTCCCGGATATAACATTTGGAGGAAATagaattaaaaatgtgattgaaTTTGataatatgtttgtttaaaatattaTCGTAAATGGGAGTGACATCACCCTCCGGGTCGGGCTGAAATTGTTAGCCATTGTAAGCAATACCAGTCAATAACTGCGCTCTACGTGGTATATGCACAACTTAGctacatgtttatgtttaaagtaCTACGTGTAACAATATATGACAGAAGTGACGTTAGCGGTAAAAGTTGCAATTTTCGTATAacggcagccattttagaaTTCTTCCTTGGGGTATGTTTCTTAGCCATGACCTCACAAATtccgagttccgactacaaatggaatgcagcaatggatatgtgtttacatgtattttagcTAAGAGCCTTGCTTTACAGCGGCCTCCATtttgtttctacagaagcccaaatggacaaaccagccacagcatgttttgttttgatagtatattcaatttcaatttccgTTCCTCACAAATGTTGCACATTAAACCTTTGACGACCAGTTAGTTTGACTGGAGAATAttcattttatgaataaaacaatCTTTTGAGAGAATAATAAAGacgattttaacttaatttcttttacaaaaataaacaatactcAATATTAGTATAAATtgaagtcttttaaaaaaaaaaaaatccacttgtTTATAACAAGTTTAATcccgtttttttttctacacggGCAAAGAAGTCCTTCAGTCACTGTCCCTCTGTGTTCTCAGTGAGGGACATCCCGAACATCCACTGAGTCCTTTCTCCTTGGTGTTGTAATCGAAGTTTGGCAGAACGAGAACGCCCCCCGCCGCCGCGCCGCCCGCTTCATTCGAGGCTCGCTCGTCCTCCACAGACATGATGTTCTTCACCAGACACGTGATGGCCGCATCGATGTTGGTGTTGTCCTGCAGGGGGAGAACAGACATTGTCACACTGTCCTCggtcaaaaaaaaccaaaaaaaaacttattttcttGGTTTTCAAACAAGTTACCTTGGCGGAGGTTTCAAACCAGCCGACGAATCCGTAATCCCTGGAAAAGTTCTCCAGTTTGGGCAGTTTGGGGCACAGACCATTAGGACGCTGGTCGCACTTGTTGGCCAATAGAACGGCTGGAACCGGCTTCCCGTTGCTCTGTGCGACCTGAGGGTACGAGATAGACCCACATTTACAGAGCTCGTTCATCTCATCAGGTTGAGAAAAGGTCGTCCATGCCTCTAACTCTGGTACCAACAGGCAGACCTTTAAAgaccactctgatcacataccatACAGCAGAGCAATATTTCTGAGTTTCCTCcaggtaccaccagaggaagctcacgtaccacgcTTTGAGAGCCACGGCTTTAGATATTTATGctatttaaagggacagttgtatgaggtattggcatattatcaacactgactttgtggAAGATGCCAAAAAGCATTTCTATGGGAAACACAGATTGGAGAAAACTATTCCTGCTTAAGTTTACGATATCTTAAGGACATGTTCACCACTTTTTCTTGCTGTTAGAtcgtgtttttggactggtaGTGGAAGTTCGTAAACTGGTCACTCcatgcaccaaagcccataaagaaaatcagtgttattgttactgttattttgcaaaattctgtgtttgaaactctttgttcagatttaactcagtga
This Solea solea chromosome 3, fSolSol10.1, whole genome shotgun sequence DNA region includes the following protein-coding sequences:
- the zgc:162171 gene encoding ras-related protein Rab-38; this translates as MQQQERLLKVLVIGDLGVGKTSIIKRYVNQVFSQHYRATIGVDFALKVLSWDNKSVLRLQLWDIAGQERYGNMTRVYYREAVGALVVFDMTRLSTFQAVLKWKGDLDSKVAQSNGKPVPAVLLANKCDQRPNGLCPKLPKLENFSRDYGFVGWFETSAKDNTNIDAAITCLVKNIMSVEDERASNEAGGAAAGGVLVLPNFDYNTKEKGLSGCSGCPSLRTQRDSD